DNA from Variovorax sp. V213:
GGCGGCCGTTGGCGCGGCCGGTCTATCCGCCGTGGCGCCCCCGATCGATGCCGCTCAACGGGTACTGCCGCTGACCGCGCAGGCGACGCAGGGCCGCTACTCGGGGTTCGGCGGGCAGGGCGAAGACCGCGCGCTCTCCTTCGAGGGCAACACCTTCCTCCGCGGCAGCCAGCAGGCCGACCGTGAGGGAACCGTGGCATTTGCCACCGTCTATACCGGCTGGGATGCGGCGCGTACACGGGCCATCGTGCCCCAGCGCGCGTGAGCGCCGTCTGGCTCGCCCGCACCGAGGTGCCGCAGGACAACAGACCCATGGTGCAGCGCCTCGTGGGCTTGCTGGTTTCATGCGGGCTGGCGATCGGCATCGTGATCGCCGCGCGTGGCGGGTGTGCGGCGGACGGCAGGGCCGACGCAGGGAACTCTGCTCTTTCCACCCTTGCACCGATCATGGCCACCGGAGGCCGAGAGACCCGCCTCCCGCACTCGGAGTGCAAAGGGCCTCAGGCCGGCCGTTCCTCGAAGACGAAGCCGACGCCGTAGATCGAGCGGATCCAGTCGTGCGAGGGGGAGGCGGCGGCGAGCTTCTTGCGGAGGTTCTTGATGTGCCCGTCGACCGCGCGTTCGTTGACGTCGAGTGCGTCGGGGAAGGCAGCTTCGAGCAGCGCCGAGCGCGCGAACACCCGGCCCGGCTCACGAGAGAGCGTCTGCAACAGGCGCAGCTCGCGGCCTGTGAGCACAGCTGGCCGGCCCTCGATCTGAACGCGGCCCGGCGCATCCCCGAACGCCACCGAAGGCGACGGCGTGGCCAGTCGCCGCCGCTGCGCATGCCGGCGCAGGACCGTGTTCACGCGTGCCACCACCTCCCGGGGTGAAAAAGGCTTGCACACATAGTCGTCGGCACCGAGGTCCAGCCCGCGCAGCAGGTCCGCTTCGCGGGTGCGCGCCGTCAGCACGATGATCGGATGGTCGCTGCGCGAGCGCACTTCTTCGAGCACCCGCAGGCCGTCGATGCGCGGCAGCGCCGTGTCGAGCAGCGTGAGCGCGGGCGGTGACGTGAGGATGCGGTCGAGCGCGGCAACGCCGTCGTCGATATGCTCGACGTGATGGCCGGCGCGCTGCAGGCCTTCGAGCAGCAAGGCGGCCATGTCGCGGCCTTTTTCGACCAGCAGGATGCGGCTCATGGATGGGTGCTCCGCTTCAAAACGAGGTGCCGATCTGGAACTGGAAGCGCTGGGTCCGGTCCGCGGCAATGCCGTTGGCTTCGTCCAGCTTCTGGTAGACGATGGGTACCGCATAGGCCAGGCGCAGCGGACCGAGCGGGGAGATCCAGCTGATGCCCAGGCCAGCCGAAGCGCGCAGGCGGTTCTGGGCCTTCCACTGCGCGTCGGTCATGCTCGCGGTGCGTTCCGCGAACACGTTGCCTGCGTCCAGGAAGGTGTAGAGCCGCAGCGTCTTGTCGTTGCCCGCGCCCGGAAAGGGCGTGCTGAATTCCATGTTGAAGATCGCCTTGCGCGTGCCGCCGAGCGCGCCGCCCGTCACCGCGTCCGTCGGCCCCAGCGAGTTCTGCTCGAAGCCGCGGATGGAGCCCAGCCCGCCCGCATAGAAGTTCTTGAAGATGGGGTACGTGGTGCCGCCGAGCGCCCTTGCGTAGCCAAGCTGGCCGTTGATGGCCAGCGTGTACTGCTTGGAAAGCGGGAAGTACTGCTGGTACTGGTAGCTGGTCTTCAGGTAGCGCAGCTCGCTGCCCACGCCCACCTCGAGGTTGGCGGTTTGCAGGCGGCCGCTGGTGGGCACCAGCGCGCTGTCGCGGTCGTCGCGACCCCAGCCGATGGTCGCGGGAATGCCCACCACGTTCTTCGATGCGCACACCACGCTCGGTGCGGTGCCCGTGCACTGGAAGTAGTCCAGATAGGCCTGCGGCGTGCCGGTGTAGACGTAAGAGCCGTCGACCAGCGTGTAGGCGCCGTTGGTGCCCGGCGTGAAGCTGTAGCGCTCCACGCCGATGCCGAGGTAGACCGTGTCCAGCTCTCCCAGCGGCAGCCCGAAGCGCACCGAACCGCCGTCGCTCGCGAGCTTGTAGTTGCCGTCCGCCTCGTAGTAGGGGCGGGTGGTGTTGTGGAACACGTTGAACGTGCGCGAGATGCCGCCCGGCGTGAAGTACGGGTCGGTGGCGGTGAGGGAAATGGTGCGGTTGTACGAGCTCGTGTTGACCTGCAGCCCCAGGTAGTTGCCCGAGCCAAACACGTTCTCCTGCGTGATGCCGAAGCTCAGCGACACCTTGTCGGTCGACGAATAGCCCGCGCCCAGTTGCAGCGAGCCGGTCGGCTTTTCGGCGACGGTGACGGTGAGGTCGACCAGGTCGGGCGAGCCCGGCACCTCGGTGGTTTCGACATTCACATCGGTGAAGAAGCCCAGGCGGTCCACGCGGTCGCGCGACAGCTTGATCTTGTTGCCGTCGTACCAGGCACCTTCGTACTGGCGGAACTCGCGGCGGATGACCTCGTCGCGCGTCCTCGCATTGCCGCCGATGTTCAGCCGCCGCACGTAGGCGCGCCGCGAGGGTTCGGCCCGCAGCACCATCACGACGCGGCGGTTGGTGCGGTCGATCTCCGGTTCCGCCCTCACGCGCGCGAACGCGTAGCCGAAGGTGCCGAAGTAATCGGTGAAGGCCTTGGTGGTGGCGCTCACGTCTTCGCCGTTGTAGGGCTGGCCCGGGCGAATCGTCACGAGCGACTTGAACTCGTCTTCCCGGCCCAGGTAGTTACCGTCGAGCTTGATGCCGGCCACCGCGAACTTCTCGCCTTCGGTGATGTTGACCGTGAGTGTGATCGTCTCGCGGTCGGGCGATATGGCAACCTGCGCGGAGTCGACGCGGAACTCGAGATAGCCGCGCGTGATGTAGAAGGAGCGCAGCGTTTCCAGGTCGCCATTGAGCTTGCTGCGCGAATACTGGTTCGACTTGGTGTACCAGCTCAGCCAGCCGCCCTTGTCCTGGTCGAACAGGTCGAGCAGGGTGCTTTCGCTGAAGGCCTTGGCGCCGACCACGCGCACGTCCGTGATGCGCGCCGACTCGCCCTCGGTCACGGTGAAGGTCAGGTTCACGCGGTTGCGCTCGAGCGGCGTCACCGTGGTGATGACCTGCGCGTTGTAGAGGCTGTGGCTGATGTACTGGCGCTTGAGCTCCTGCTCCGCACGATCGGCCAGCGCCTTGTCGTACGGTCGGCCATCGGCCAGGCCCACTTCGCGCAGCGCCTTCTGCAGCACGGCTTTGTCGAATTCCTTGGTGCCGACGAAATCGACGTCGGCGATGGTGGGCCGCTCCTCGACGACCACCACCAGCAGGTTGCCATTGACGTCGATGTGCACGTCCTTGAAGAGGCCGAGCTCGAACAGCGATCGGATGGCCGCGCTGCCGCGCTCGTCGCTGTAGGTGTCTCCGGCCTTGATGCCGAGGGTCGAGAAGATCGTTCCCGGCTCGACGCGCTGCAGGCCTTCGAGCCGGATGTCCCTGACGGTGAACGGATCGGCGGCCCAGGCCGGGCCGCATGCAAGCGCGGTGAGCATTGCAGCAAGGGCGGCTGCGGACTTGGATGGATTCATATCGCCGCATGGTTCCTGCCAAAGTCGGAGAAATCTGGGACTCCCTCCGACATGCAGGGGCGTGCCTGCGGCGCGTGCTATTGCAGTCCGATGCCACTCATGGCGTTGCTTGAGCTCGCGATATTCCAGCGCACCGAGACCTGCTCGCTTCTCTCGCGGCAGTTCTGCACGTGGTCTTCGACCGAGAGGCTGCCCTGGATGTCGAGCAGCCTCTGCGCGGTGCGGTCGATGGCCTGTGCATCGAGGAGCGGATAGGTGCGCGCAGTGCGCCCGTTGTTGCGCACCAGGCGCGCGATGTAGGGCAGGTCTTGCTGCGTGATCACCGCGGCCGGCATCACGCCTTCGAGCTCGACGCCCTCGCAGGGCAGCAGCACGAAGTACTGCAGGCGCAGGTCGTCGGCCAGCAGGCTTCGCAGTTGCGTGGTCTTGCGGCCGCCCTGCCATGCGGGGTCCTTTACTTCGCGCGCCCTCGTGCAGCCCTGCAGGCGCAGGAACCAGCGCGGCGGCGCCTGGTCCGATTTCTTGCGGTACACGAAGGCGTTGCGCCAGGCCTTGATCTCGAACAGGTAGACGCCGGTTTCGCACACCAGCACCGCGTCGATCTGGGCGGTGCGAACCGGACTCCCCTCGGGCATGGGAATGATCAGGTTGC
Protein-coding regions in this window:
- a CDS encoding response regulator; this encodes MSRILLVEKGRDMAALLLEGLQRAGHHVEHIDDGVAALDRILTSPPALTLLDTALPRIDGLRVLEEVRSRSDHPIIVLTARTREADLLRGLDLGADDYVCKPFSPREVVARVNTVLRRHAQRRRLATPSPSVAFGDAPGRVQIEGRPAVLTGRELRLLQTLSREPGRVFARSALLEAAFPDALDVNERAVDGHIKNLRKKLAAASPSHDWIRSIYGVGFVFEERPA
- the bamA gene encoding outer membrane protein assembly factor BamA; its protein translation is MNPSKSAAALAAMLTALACGPAWAADPFTVRDIRLEGLQRVEPGTIFSTLGIKAGDTYSDERGSAAIRSLFELGLFKDVHIDVNGNLLVVVVEERPTIADVDFVGTKEFDKAVLQKALREVGLADGRPYDKALADRAEQELKRQYISHSLYNAQVITTVTPLERNRVNLTFTVTEGESARITDVRVVGAKAFSESTLLDLFDQDKGGWLSWYTKSNQYSRSKLNGDLETLRSFYITRGYLEFRVDSAQVAISPDRETITLTVNITEGEKFAVAGIKLDGNYLGREDEFKSLVTIRPGQPYNGEDVSATTKAFTDYFGTFGYAFARVRAEPEIDRTNRRVVMVLRAEPSRRAYVRRLNIGGNARTRDEVIRREFRQYEGAWYDGNKIKLSRDRVDRLGFFTDVNVETTEVPGSPDLVDLTVTVAEKPTGSLQLGAGYSSTDKVSLSFGITQENVFGSGNYLGLQVNTSSYNRTISLTATDPYFTPGGISRTFNVFHNTTRPYYEADGNYKLASDGGSVRFGLPLGELDTVYLGIGVERYSFTPGTNGAYTLVDGSYVYTGTPQAYLDYFQCTGTAPSVVCASKNVVGIPATIGWGRDDRDSALVPTSGRLQTANLEVGVGSELRYLKTSYQYQQYFPLSKQYTLAINGQLGYARALGGTTYPIFKNFYAGGLGSIRGFEQNSLGPTDAVTGGALGGTRKAIFNMEFSTPFPGAGNDKTLRLYTFLDAGNVFAERTASMTDAQWKAQNRLRASAGLGISWISPLGPLRLAYAVPIVYQKLDEANGIAADRTQRFQFQIGTSF
- a CDS encoding nuclease-related domain-containing protein; this translates as MTIALQNTIAASLGVQQLTSAFSPAFSHLRILRNLIIPMPEGSPVRTAQIDAVLVCETGVYLFEIKAWRNAFVYRKKSDQAPPRWFLRLQGCTRAREVKDPAWQGGRKTTQLRSLLADDLRLQYFVLLPCEGVELEGVMPAAVITQQDLPYIARLVRNNGRTARTYPLLDAQAIDRTAQRLLDIQGSLSVEDHVQNCRERSEQVSVRWNIASSSNAMSGIGLQ